GATTACATTCAAACCCGCCCACTTGCTGGAAATACGTAAATTGGGTGATTTCCATACCATCGCACCAAACCTCCCACCCTAAGCCAGCGGCACCAAGTGACGGGTTTTCCCAGTCATCTTCCACAAAACGAATGTCATGGTTGGTTAAGTCAAAACCAATGGCCTTTAAGCTGTTCAGATACAGCTGCTGCGGGTTTTCTGGGCAAGGCTTTAAAATCACCTGGAATTGGTAATAATGTTGGGTCCGGTTCGGATTCTCGCCATAACGTCCATCAGTCGGCCGGCGGCAGGGTTGCACAAAGGCCGCGTTCCAGGTCTTTGGCCCTAAAGCCCTTAGCGTTGTTGCCGGGTGAGTCGTCCCGGCCCCCATTTCACTGTCGTACGGTTGCAAAATAACGCACCCCTGATCAGCCCAATATTTTTGTAAATCGAGAATGATATTTTGAAAAGACTTCACTGATTTTTCGCCCAAAAATTCTTTTATAGCTAAAGGTACAAGATGGATCTTTCAATCGTCAACAAAACTAGATGAAACTGGATGAAAACCGTTCTTACGTACTTTTTGCTTATTCTCACCAACGACTAAATAAGTTTATATACGAACACTCCTCCTTAATCGAAATGGAATTAATTATAATGTCATTAAATCTTTCTTTAATTACCTGCCTGTGGCCGCCTTTGCCTTGGGCACTTACTCCCTCAGCACTGCTTATGCAGTTGATGATGAGGCAGTAAACCTGGAACAAAACAAAGCTTTGGTTCCTTTTAGCTTAGCAGACGCCGAGCGAGAGGTCGAAATCATGAACGCT
This is a stretch of genomic DNA from Candidatus Finniella inopinata. It encodes these proteins:
- a CDS encoding glycine--tRNA ligase subunit alpha encodes the protein MKSFQNIILDLQKYWADQGCVILQPYDSEMGAGTTHPATTLRALGPKTWNAAFVQPCRRPTDGRYGENPNRTQHYYQFQVILKPCPENPQQLYLNSLKAIGFDLTNHDIRFVEDDWENPSLGAAGLGWEVWCDGMEITQFTYFQQVGGFECNPVPVEITYGLERIATFIQKIDNHFDINWNGLEGPGKLTYGDVFLQAEREFSAYNFEVANTDVLLRHFQDCEQECQALVDKNLILPAYEQCIKANHVFNLLDARGVISVTERAGYIAKVRTLAKTCCQAWITQQEH